The following DNA comes from Nitrososphaerales archaeon.
TATGAAGATACCATCTACATCATGAGTGTATACATCCCTCGCTAATTTATAGGATACCCAAGAAGGCTGCATACCGATTTCTGTATTCTTCAAAATATTCAAACCCTTCATTCTCACAACTTTAAACCCGCATTCTTCCAAGAATACCTTCTCCTTTTCATTGAGCTCCTCTATGTACGGTGTCGCTACCGCTACATTCTTTATCGATAACGCTTTAAGGGCCTCGATAACGGCGAAGGCCGTCGTTATAGCCTTTACCCCTGTCCTCAACCTTATACTCTCGCTGAGCTCCTGCTCCCATCTGATACCCTCGATGAGAGAGCCCGTCGTACATCCATAGAGTATGAGATTGACATTGGCGGTGGCGAGATCCTCTGCAGCTTTAAGGGCTTCTTTAGCCATCTCTTTAAGAGCTTCTGCTGAAGCTTCGATGAGCCTCATCCTTGCCGTATGTATAGAAACACCATCAGGTACA
Coding sequences within:
- a CDS encoding aspartate/glutamate racemase family protein, producing MYGWRGRIGLLIPSSNTTMESEFWKVVPDGVSIHTARMRLIEASAEALKEMAKEALKAAEDLATANVNLILYGCTTGSLIEGIRWEQELSESIRLRTGVKAITTAFAVIEALKALSIKNVAVATPYIEELNEKEKVFLEECGFKVVRMKGLNILKNTEIGMQPSWVSYKLARDVYTHDVDGIFISCTNFRTLDILEKLESDLNKPVVSSNSASIWLALKELGVREQIKGYGKLLANL